In one Chryseobacterium camelliae genomic region, the following are encoded:
- a CDS encoding DUF2975 domain-containing protein yields the protein MLIIFSVLTFFLIYFILGYYICHYNQKSSAPILSDTFSIEHIGSYPVYRINYPFTEIKFISGILNNSLDFIIGILGFGGFAFYFFCLYKVLKALSMPKAFNKSVIVWIRTFMFYNFIFVFIYIIFWIFISGSFNPVQLIFGTFPFILLGFVSAFVVSFFKKGFEIQTENDLTI from the coding sequence ATGCTTATTATATTTTCAGTCCTGACATTTTTTTTAATTTATTTTATACTTGGTTATTACATCTGTCACTACAATCAAAAAAGTTCAGCCCCTATTCTAAGTGATACATTTTCGATCGAACATATTGGTTCTTATCCTGTATATCGCATAAACTATCCGTTTACTGAGATTAAATTCATATCCGGAATATTAAACAATTCTTTAGATTTCATCATCGGAATTTTAGGATTTGGCGGATTTGCATTTTACTTTTTTTGTCTATACAAAGTTTTAAAAGCCTTATCAATGCCAAAAGCCTTCAATAAAAGTGTCATCGTATGGATACGAACATTTATGTTTTACAACTTTATTTTTGTATTTATTTATATCATTTTCTGGATTTTCATTTCCGGCTCTTTTAATCCTGTGCAGCTTATTTTTGGCACCTTCCCTTTTATACTATTAGGTTTTGTATCTGCTTTTGTGGTCTCTTTTTTCAAAAAAGGTTTTGAAATTCAAACGGAAAACGATTTAACAATTTAA